In Spinacia oleracea cultivar Varoflay chromosome 5, BTI_SOV_V1, whole genome shotgun sequence, a single window of DNA contains:
- the LOC110797310 gene encoding uncharacterized protein, with protein MDDYRWNYHVPAFGSWDYDDENMGYTQCFEGARQAGFARFAATGYPDSAADVEDRDLYVAGDLYQNDVLTPTVIVVPRRRRKGGSGYTNVKGVKKQQQKMEKEEWGGYSYDIKEPPSPIISPPKPKPKPKSKAVDEDLYKIPPEYLHVKPKRKKGFGLFSSCLLPACA; from the exons atggAT GATTACAGGTGGAATTACCATGTACCTGCATTTGGAAGCTGGGATTATGACGATGAAAACATGGGATATACACAGTGTTTCGAGGGTGCAAGACAAGCTGGTTTTGCAAGGTTTGCAGCAACAGGTTACCCAGATTCTGCTGCTGATGTTGAAGACAGAGATTTGTATGTTGCTGGTGATTTGTACCAGAATGATGTTCTTACTCCTACTGTCATCGTTGTTCCTCGTCGCAGG AGAAAAGGAGGATCAGGATACACAAATGTCAAAGGTGTAAAAAAACAGCAACAAAAAATGGAAAAAGAAGAATGGGGTGGATATTCATATGACATAAAGGAGCCACCAAGTCCAATTATCTCTCCACCAAAGCCAAAGCCAAAGCCAAAATCTAAGGCTGTTGATGAAGATTTGTACAAAATTCCTCCTGAATACCTCCATGTCAAACCCAAAAGG aAGAAAGGATTCGGGCTATTTTCAAGTTGTTTGCTTCCCGCTTGTGCTTAA